From a region of the Candidatus Pantoea bituminis genome:
- the fepG gene encoding iron-enterobactin ABC transporter permease: MSRMMINSIVLLIACLLLAFLGVTRGTLPISAEQLWQVINGDAARNIQLIVIEWRMPRVLMALLIGAALGVSGAIFQSLLRNPLGSPDILGFNTGAYSGVLVALVLFQQNIEGMTLAALLGGLITAGVVYLFAWRNGVDTFRLIIVGISVRALLMALNSWLIISASLEAALSAGLWSAGSLNGITWAKTTPVILVLLLAMVATALLARRMRLLEMGDDTACALGVPVERSRIWLMLIGVVLTAASTALVGPISFIALLAPQIARRLSGGVKGALPLAALCGALLLTAADYAAQHFFLPYQLPVGVITVSLGGLYLIALLIREARRQ, from the coding sequence GTCGGATGATGATCAATAGCATTGTCCTGCTGATCGCATGCCTGTTGCTGGCCTTTTTAGGCGTAACGCGCGGGACCTTACCGATTTCCGCTGAGCAGCTGTGGCAAGTGATTAATGGCGATGCAGCACGCAATATCCAGTTAATCGTGATCGAATGGCGCATGCCACGCGTGTTGATGGCGCTGTTGATTGGCGCGGCACTTGGCGTCAGCGGCGCGATTTTCCAGTCTCTTCTGCGCAATCCGCTGGGCAGTCCCGATATTCTCGGCTTTAACACTGGCGCTTACAGCGGCGTATTGGTGGCGCTGGTGCTGTTTCAACAGAACATCGAAGGCATGACGTTGGCCGCGCTGCTGGGTGGCTTGATCACTGCTGGCGTGGTGTATCTGTTTGCCTGGCGAAACGGTGTTGATACCTTTCGGTTAATCATTGTCGGAATCAGCGTGCGCGCCTTATTAATGGCGCTGAACAGCTGGCTGATCATCAGCGCTTCGCTGGAAGCCGCACTCAGCGCCGGTTTATGGAGCGCCGGATCGCTCAACGGCATTACCTGGGCCAAAACGACGCCTGTTATCCTCGTATTGCTGTTGGCAATGGTAGCAACCGCCTTATTAGCACGGCGCATGCGCCTGCTGGAAATGGGTGACGATACCGCTTGTGCGCTGGGCGTGCCGGTCGAACGCAGCCGCATCTGGCTGATGTTGATCGGCGTAGTGCTAACGGCCGCGTCTACTGCATTGGTGGGACCTATCTCGTTTATCGCCCTGTTGGCACCGCAAATTGCCCGCCGTTTGTCGGGCGGCGTGAAAGGCGCTTTGCCTCTGGCGGCATTGTGTGGCGCGCTATTGCTGACGGCAGCAGATTACGCCGCACAGCACTTTTTCTTGCCTTACCAGTTGCCGGTTGGCGTGATTACGGTCAGCCTTGGCGGACTTTATCTGATTGCCTTACTGATACGGGAGGCGCGACGCCAATGA
- a CDS encoding ATP-binding cassette domain-containing protein, giving the protein MTGTSRLQGDALTLGYDKKIVAENLSVAIPDGELTVIIGPNACGKSTLLRTLSRLTAPLKGQVMLDGEAIARYATKEVARRLGLLPQSSNAPAGISVNELVARGRYPHQALFGRWRDEDEAAVQQAMLATGVADLANQQVDTLSGGQRQRVWIAMVLAQQTPLLLLDEPTTWLDITHQIELLELMQDLNQQHGRTLVVVLHDLNQACRYATHLIAMRHGRIIAEGKPSEIITPALIESIYGLRCMIVDDPVAHTPMIVPLGRSRT; this is encoded by the coding sequence ATGACAGGCACATCCAGGTTACAAGGTGATGCACTCACGCTGGGCTACGATAAGAAAATCGTGGCCGAAAATCTCTCGGTAGCCATTCCTGATGGCGAATTAACAGTGATTATTGGCCCCAACGCCTGCGGTAAATCCACGCTGTTACGCACCTTAAGTCGTTTGACTGCACCGCTGAAAGGGCAGGTCATGCTGGATGGCGAAGCCATTGCGCGTTATGCCACTAAAGAGGTCGCGCGACGGTTGGGCTTGTTGCCGCAAAGCTCTAATGCACCCGCCGGGATCAGCGTCAATGAGCTGGTGGCGCGTGGGCGTTATCCACATCAAGCCTTATTTGGTCGCTGGCGTGACGAAGATGAAGCAGCGGTGCAGCAAGCGATGCTGGCAACCGGTGTCGCAGATTTGGCTAATCAGCAGGTAGATACACTTTCTGGCGGTCAGCGGCAGCGCGTGTGGATTGCGATGGTGCTGGCCCAGCAAACGCCGCTGCTGCTGCTGGATGAGCCGACAACCTGGTTGGATATCACCCATCAGATTGAATTATTAGAGTTAATGCAGGATTTGAATCAGCAGCATGGCCGCACGCTGGTGGTGGTACTGCACGATCTTAATCAGGCGTGCCGTTACGCCACCCATCTGATTGCGATGCGCCATGGGCGCATTATCGCGGAAGGCAAACCCAGCGAAATCATTACACCTGCGTTGATTGAATCGATTTATGGACTGCGCTGCATGATTGTTGATGATCCGGTCGCGCATACGCCAATGATTGTACCGCTGGGTCGGTCACGCACGTAA